A window from Mixophyes fleayi isolate aMixFle1 chromosome 12, aMixFle1.hap1, whole genome shotgun sequence encodes these proteins:
- the LOC142108278 gene encoding LOW QUALITY PROTEIN: zinc finger MYM-type protein 1-like (The sequence of the model RefSeq protein was modified relative to this genomic sequence to represent the inferred CDS: deleted 2 bases in 1 codon) yields MRLIKEKEKYWQQILERLIALVRVLGIQNLALRGTHEKLHTPGNGNFLKFIEYLVLFDPVMDEHIRKIRDKETYVHYLGKDIQNERILLLSNTIKENILESARLAKYFSIIIDCTPDVSHVEQMSMIIRFVDRASGTDDCEPVHIREHFLGFLPLKETSGAGMTDIILNQLQEMSLPIEHLRGQGYDNGSNMKGDIYDALIEISEDTTLTGVSGNTSRVEAQGLAKGISNFKFVVSIVLWYNMLSEVNMSSKMLQSKEFNIHSAITQLVTVTKPFLEDCRSDKGFAKTLVDARTVAEDLGIPALFEPEPVRISRKKKQLTYEANDEPILSPEKKIKINFYFAVLDTAIQSVEEIFTQMNEISSVFGFLNDVHSLQNRTSKGITEDCCKLEQGLQHGDSKDIDYIDLCSELQGANTGSHRRAARGDRDYAVNVIVWFRLFLGGALTSTSDYCTPVIVALSPLDSSGVDRLLLKKGYDW; encoded by the exons ATGCGCCTcattaaagaaaaggaaaagtaTTGGCAGCAAATCTTAGAAAGACTGATTGCTTTAGTGAGAGTTCTAGGTATTCAAAACCTGGCCCTACGAGGAACACATGAAAAACTGCACACTCCTGGCAATGGTAATTTCCTAAAATTTATCGAATATCTGGTGTTGTTTGACCCAGTAATGGATGAACATATTCGCAAAATAAGAGATAAGGAGACCTATGTACACTACCTTGGGAAAGATATACAGAATGAGCGGATTCTGCTTTTATCCAAcactataaaagaaaacattctgGAATCAGCTCGTCTTGCCAAGTACTTTTCAATAATTATAGATTGTACTCCAGATGTAAGCCATGTTGAACAAATGAGCATGATCATTCGCTTTGTGGATAGAGCTTCAGGAACTGATGATTGTGAGCCTGTACACATCAGGGAACATTTCTTAGGATTCCTGCCACTAAAGGAAACAAGTGGTGCTggtatgacggacattatccttaACCAGTTACAAGAGATGTCATTGCCTATTGAACACCTACGTGGTCAAGGCTATGATAATGGAAGTAATATGAAAG GTGATATCTATGATGCACTAATTGAGATCTCTGAGGACACAACCCTAACTGGAGTATCTGGCAATACCTCAAGAGTAGAGGCACAAGGTCTTGCAAAAGGCATTTCTAATTTCAAGTTTGTGGTTTCTATTGTCCTGTGGTATAACATGTTGTCGGAGGTCAATATGAGTAGCAAAATGCTTCAGTCAAAGGAATTTAATATACACAGTGCCATTACACAACTGGTGACA GTGACAAAGCCATTTCTTGAAGACTGCAGGAGTGACAAAGGGTTTGCAAAAACACTGGTAGATGCCCGTACAGTTGCTGAGGATTTGGGAATACCAGCACTGTTTGAACCAGAGCCAGTTCGTATTAGTAGAAAGAAAAAGCAGT tgacctatgAAGCGAACGATGAGCCTATTCTGAGCccagagaaaaaaattaaaatcaactTTTATTTTGCTGTCCTTGATACAGCCATACAATCAGTAGAAGAAATATTCACACAGATGAATGAAATTAGTTCTGTGTTTGGCTTCCTCAATGATGTTCACAGTTTGCAGAATAGAACATCAAAGGGAATTACGGAAGATTGCTGCAAGTTAGAGCAGGGTTTACAACATGGGGACTCCAAAGATATTGATTATATAGATTTGTGCAGTGAATTGCAAG GCGCCAATACAGGGAGTCACAGACGAGCAGCAAGAGGAGACAGAGACTATGCAGTGAATGTCATTGTGTGGTTTCGCCTTTTTCTTGGTGGGGCCCTCACCAGTACATCG GATTATTGCACTCCAGTAATTGTTGCACTTTCTCCACTAGACTCAAGCGGCGTGGACAGATTGTTGCTGAAGAAGGGGTATGACTGGTAG